A genomic region of Tamandua tetradactyla isolate mTamTet1 chromosome 2, mTamTet1.pri, whole genome shotgun sequence contains the following coding sequences:
- the KIF12 gene encoding kinesin-like protein KIF12 isoform X1, translating to MEQDMEERGSPDGDPARSVEQGPEGPETPIQVVLRVRPMSKAELRRGEQSALHCSGPRTLQVSPPGGGPDVAFRFGAVLDAARTQEDVFRACGVRRLGELALRGFSCTVFTFGQTGSGKTYTLTGPPPQGEGVPVPPSLAGVTQRTFAWLLDRTQHLEAPVTLRVSYLEIYNEQVRDLLSLGPPRPLPVRWNKTRGFFVEQLRVVEFGNLESLMELLQMGLSRRRSSTHTLNRASSRSHALLTLYITHQTRMPPLDPRELPAGGKLCFVDLAGSEKVAATGSCGELMLEANSINRSLLALGQCISLLLDPQRKQSHIPFRDSKLTKLLADSLGGHGVTLMVPKGGWQGGLGLEGVAPREEPSVWGAPQVACVSPSAQCLPETLSTLRYASRAQRVTTRPQALKSPRVRQPQHLETEMLQLQEENRRLRTQLDQKDPKASGLSGAQVAWAQRNLYGMLQEFMLENERLRKEKSQLQSSRNLAQKEQRVLAKQVRELERCLLSACCRHQLDPGPAPPCPFLMVPSPHCYAQPPLCSCACCHICPLCRAPLAHWACPWRKLHLPQVFDPEAPPSMPLSARHPPWAPPSSPASAKCPRERSHSDRAQTQVLVEMLTEKEVVPSAPPLPLSISPVLREGPGVASPQTGGPPKPDWQLPAMRPEPATPQQGRMEPQPNPSSLLRAKWKPRRLLGGLGP from the exons ATGGAGCAGGATATGGAGGAGCGCGGGTCCCCTGACGG GGACCCAGCACGGAGCGTGGAGCAGGGCCCAGAGGGGCCGGAAACGCCCATCCAGGTGGTGCTCAG GGTGCGTCCCATGAGCAAGGCCGAGCTACGTCGAGGGGAACAGAGCGCGCTGCACTGCTCAGGACCCCGGACCTTGCAG GTGAGCCCCCCCGGGGGCGGCCCCGACGTGGCGTTCCGCTTCGGCGCGGTGCTGGACGCGGCGCGCACGCAGGAGGACGTGTTCCGGGCGTGCGGCGTGCGGCGCCTGGGCGAGCTGGCGCTGCGCGG CTTCTCCTGCACCGTCTTCACCTTTGGCCAGACCGGCTCCGGGAAGACGTACACCCTGACCGGACCCCCTCCCCAG GGCGAGGGGGTGCCCGTACCCCCCAGCCTGGCTGGAGTCACGCAGAGGACCTTCGCCTGGCTGTTAGACCGCACGCAGCACCTGGAAGCCCCCGTCACCCTCCGCGTCTCCTACCTGGAGATTTACAACGAGCAG GTTCGGGACTTGCTGAGCCTGGGGCCCCCTCGGCCCCTCCCTGTCCGCTGGAACAAGACCCGGGGCTTCTTTGTGGAGCAGCTGCGGGTGGTAGAGTTTGGGAATTTAGAATCCCTGATGGAACTTCTGCAAATGG GTCTTAGCCGTCGAAGGAGCTCCACTCACACCCTAAACCGGGCCTCCAGCCGCAGCCATGCCCTGCTCACACTCTACATCACCCACCAAACT CGGATGCCTCCCCTGgatcccagggagcttcctgctggtgggaagctgtgctTTGTGGACCTGGCAGGCAGTGAGAAGGTGGCAGCCACAGGATCCTGTGGGGAGCTGATGCTTGAGGCCAACAGCATCAACCGCAGCCTGCTGGCCCTGG GTCAGTGCATCTCCCTGCTTCTGGATCCACAGCGGAAACAAAGCCACATCCCCTTCCGGGACAGCAAGCTCACCAAGCTGCTGGCGGACTCCCTGGGGGGCCATGGGGTCACCCTCATGGTACCCAAAGGTGGTTGGCAGGGAGGGCTGGGTCTTGAGGGAGTGGCTCCCAGAGAGGAGCCCTCAGTGTGGGGTGCTCCCCAGGTGGCCTGCGTGTCACCTTCAGCCCAGTGCCTTCCGGAGACGCTCAGTACCCTGCGATATGCAAGTCGAGCTCAGCGGGTCACCACCCGGCCGCAGGCCCTCAAG AGCCCCAGAGTGAGACAGCCCCAGCATTTGGAGACTGAGATGCTGCAGCTCCAGGAGGAGAACCGTCGCCTGAGGACCCAGCTGGACCAAAAGGACCCCAAGG catcagggCTCAGTGGTGCCCAGGTGGCCTGGGCCCAGCGGAACCTCTACGGGATGCTGCAGGAGTTCATGCTGGAGAATGAGAGGCTCAG GAAAGAAAAGAGCCAGCTGCAGAGCAGCCGGAACCTGGCCCAGAAGGAGCAGCGTGTCCTGGCCAAGCAGGTCCGTGAGCTGGAGAG GTGCCTTCTCTCTGCCTGCTGTCGTCACCAGCTGGATCCAGGCCCAGCCCCACCATGTCCCTTCTTGATGGTGCCATCTCCCCACTGCTAT GCACAGCCACCCCTTTGCTCCTGCGCCTGCTGCCACATCTGTCCCCTGTGCCGAGCTCCTCTGGCCCACTGGGCCTGCCCTTGGAGGAAGCTCCACCTGCCCCAG GTGTTTGACCCTGAGGCCCCACCCAGCATGCCCCTGTCTGCCCGGCACCCACCCTGGGCACCTCCAAGCAGTCCTGCCTCTGCTAAATGCCCAAGAGAGAG GAGTCACAGCGACAGGGCTCAGACCCAGGTCCTGGTGGAGATGCTGACTGAGAAGGAGGTGGTACCCTCTGCACCCCCCCTGCCCCTGAGCATATCACCTGTGCTGAGAg AGGGGCCTGGGGTGGCAAGCCCGCAGACTGGAGGCCCTCCGAAACCAGATTGGCAGCTCCCTGCGATGCGGCCGGAGCCAGCCACCCCCCAGCAAGGGCGCATGGAGCCCCAGCCGAATCCTTCCTCCCTGCTGAGGGCAAAGTGGAAACCAAGGAGACTGCTGGGTGGCCTTGGGCCATGA